Proteins from one Megalopta genalis isolate 19385.01 chromosome 1, iyMegGena1_principal, whole genome shotgun sequence genomic window:
- the LOC117221189 gene encoding ATP synthase F(0) complex subunit k, mitochondrial: MAGESSDEPKLTGLSKHFNSITDRGRANVAKATYAGLALVVLYIYLKPKKAAAK, encoded by the exons ATGGCAGGCGAAAGTTCAGACGAACCAAAGCTAACCGGATTATCGAAACACTTCAACAGTATCACTGATCGTGGTCGAGCAAAT GTTGCTAAAGCCACGTACGCCGGACTTGCTTTGGTGGTTCTTTACATTTACTTAAAACCAAAGAAGGCTGCCGCGAAGTAG